A genomic region of Dactylococcopsis salina PCC 8305 contains the following coding sequences:
- a CDS encoding Eco57I restriction-modification methylase domain-containing protein encodes MSEPQLQPTIQELLRNLNNLSSLRELFAELNYDRANLPLSTRNWSETTASLLAADPLLLATAGEDFHIIYCRLNSDQLRQTEQRLIINQLLTEQPYALFIFSDSQQTAWHFVNVKYDPKQEKREVFRRLRVSQGEQLRTAVERLSLLDVEDIGSESPLAIQTRHDEAFDVEQVTQKFFKAYREVFEQVETLIEPTLTDQEQRRIFTQKLFNRLMFIAFIQKKGWLTFQGNTDYLNTLWKHYNNPKKSPTEAPSIGGLGAKPTEAPSIGGLGAKPTEAPSIGGLGAKPTEAPSIGGLGAKPTEAPSIGGLGAKPTEAPSIGGLGAKSNFYQDHLKPLFFYGLNNPQQNDITGINNGGYWGDIIGTVPYLNGGLFEQDETDKNEKIIVPDEAIEKILEDLFSRFNFTVTESTPLDVEVAVDPEMLGKVFEELVTGRHESGSYYTPKPIVSFMCREALKGYLNSQLENESETVIAEFVDERHPENLRDPEAVLAALKRVKVCDPACGSGAYLLGMLQELLELRNCLFNVRKVDPKTTYQRKLEIIENNVYGVDIDQFAVNIARLRLWLSLAVEYEGDDPPPLPNLKFKIETGDSLLAPNPQGSAAFRDELIKQYQKAKAKYLRAHKGGEKQELEAEINQCREQISLLTHGHGVETFHTSTNSVTGTSPSGFDWAVEFAEVIAEGGFDIQVANPPYVRQELIKEIKPNLRKVFPEVYTGTSDLYCFFYARSLQLLRKGGMLAFISSNKWFRANYGEKLREHIAETCQVSSITDFGDLPVFENAAVLVMIFIAQKEETKEQSTTFTKVQCLESPYPDVSEIIKQSGELLPSSAINRSNWLLTDAKTAKQIKKMQEVGTPLGDYIQGKIYRGILTGCNKAFFIDGEKREELISKDSKSAEIIKPLAIGDDIRKWHIRDKNRWLIVSKVGIKIEDYSAIYEHLYQWKHNLEKRSDKGKYWWELRACSYYDLFEKPKIIYPDMAKSSRFAFDTKGHFTNNTTFIIPECDLYLLSVLNTSIVYKFFAVISQEIMGNSLRFFRQYVEQIPIPPATEEQKSAISKLAQKCIDAKGVNCEKWEQEIDEIVAGLYGL; translated from the coding sequence ATGAGTGAACCGCAACTCCAACCCACCATCCAAGAACTTCTACGCAACCTCAATAATTTATCTTCCCTCAGAGAATTATTTGCCGAACTGAACTATGATCGCGCTAACCTTCCCCTTTCCACTCGCAACTGGAGTGAAACCACCGCTTCCCTCCTCGCAGCAGACCCACTGTTACTCGCCACTGCGGGAGAAGACTTCCACATCATCTATTGTCGCCTCAACTCAGACCAACTGCGACAAACTGAACAACGTCTTATCATCAATCAACTGCTGACAGAACAACCCTACGCCCTGTTTATTTTCTCTGACAGCCAACAAACCGCCTGGCATTTTGTTAACGTCAAATATGACCCCAAACAGGAGAAAAGAGAAGTTTTCCGTCGTTTGAGAGTCAGTCAAGGGGAACAACTGCGAACGGCGGTCGAACGCCTCAGCTTGCTAGATGTAGAAGATATTGGTTCCGAGTCTCCCTTAGCCATCCAAACTCGCCACGATGAAGCCTTTGATGTCGAACAAGTCACGCAAAAATTCTTTAAAGCCTATCGAGAAGTTTTTGAACAAGTAGAAACCCTCATTGAACCCACCTTAACAGATCAAGAACAGCGCCGCATCTTCACCCAAAAACTATTTAACCGTCTGATGTTCATCGCATTTATTCAGAAGAAAGGCTGGTTAACCTTTCAAGGAAACACCGACTATCTCAACACACTCTGGAAACACTATAACAACCCTAAAAAATCACCAACAGAAGCCCCCAGCATTGGGGGTTTGGGGGCAAAGCCAACAGAAGCCCCCAGCATTGGGGGTTTGGGGGCAAAGCCAACAGAAGCCCCCAGCATTGGGGGTTTGGGGGCAAAGCCAACAGAAGCCCCCAGCATTGGGGGTTTGGGGGCAAAACCAACAGAAGCCCCCAGCATTGGGGGTTTGGGGGCAAAACCAACAGAAGCCCCCAGCATTGGGGGTTTGGGGGCAAAAAGTAACTTTTATCAAGATCATCTCAAACCCTTGTTCTTTTATGGACTCAATAACCCGCAACAAAACGACATTACAGGAATTAATAACGGCGGATATTGGGGAGACATTATTGGAACAGTTCCCTATCTCAACGGAGGATTATTTGAACAAGATGAAACCGACAAAAACGAAAAAATTATTGTTCCCGATGAAGCCATTGAGAAGATTTTAGAAGACTTATTTTCGCGGTTTAACTTCACCGTTACCGAAAGCACTCCCCTTGATGTAGAAGTCGCCGTTGACCCCGAAATGTTGGGAAAAGTCTTTGAGGAATTAGTAACTGGTCGCCATGAATCTGGGAGTTATTATACACCGAAACCGATCGTTTCCTTTATGTGTCGGGAAGCGTTAAAAGGCTATCTCAACAGTCAATTAGAAAATGAATCGGAAACCGTTATTGCAGAATTTGTGGATGAACGCCACCCCGAAAACTTACGTGATCCTGAAGCCGTTTTAGCCGCCCTAAAACGAGTGAAAGTGTGTGATCCTGCTTGTGGAAGTGGCGCTTATTTATTGGGAATGTTACAGGAACTATTGGAGTTAAGAAATTGTCTGTTTAATGTGCGAAAAGTTGATCCGAAAACCACTTATCAACGGAAATTAGAGATTATCGAGAATAATGTTTATGGCGTAGATATTGATCAATTTGCCGTCAATATTGCACGATTAAGATTATGGTTATCTCTGGCGGTGGAATATGAAGGAGATGATCCGCCACCGTTACCGAATCTCAAATTTAAAATTGAAACGGGAGACAGTTTACTTGCGCCAAACCCTCAAGGAAGCGCGGCGTTTCGAGATGAATTAATTAAACAATATCAAAAGGCAAAAGCGAAGTATTTACGGGCGCATAAAGGGGGAGAAAAGCAGGAATTAGAAGCAGAAATTAATCAATGTCGAGAACAAATTTCATTATTAACACATGGTCATGGTGTAGAGACGTTCCATACTTCGACAAACTCAGTAACAGGAACGTCTCCTTCTGGGTTTGATTGGGCGGTTGAATTTGCAGAAGTTATCGCCGAGGGAGGGTTTGATATTCAAGTCGCCAACCCTCCTTATGTGCGTCAAGAATTGATTAAGGAAATTAAACCAAATTTGAGAAAAGTTTTTCCTGAAGTTTATACAGGAACATCTGATTTATATTGTTTCTTTTATGCGCGAAGTTTGCAATTGTTACGAAAAGGGGGAATGTTGGCGTTTATCTCTTCTAATAAATGGTTTCGGGCGAACTATGGAGAGAAATTAAGGGAACATATAGCAGAAACTTGTCAAGTTTCGAGTATTACTGATTTTGGGGATTTACCTGTTTTTGAAAATGCTGCTGTTTTGGTAATGATTTTTATTGCACAAAAGGAAGAAACAAAAGAACAATCAACCACTTTTACTAAAGTTCAATGTTTGGAGTCTCCTTATCCTGATGTTTCAGAAATTATCAAACAAAGTGGTGAACTATTACCCAGCAGTGCAATTAACAGATCAAATTGGTTGTTGACAGATGCTAAAACAGCTAAACAAATTAAAAAGATGCAAGAAGTAGGAACACCTTTAGGAGACTATATTCAAGGTAAAATTTATCGAGGTATTCTAACAGGTTGCAATAAGGCTTTTTTTATTGATGGAGAAAAGCGAGAAGAATTAATTTCTAAAGATTCAAAAAGTGCTGAGATTATCAAACCGCTTGCTATTGGTGATGATATTCGTAAATGGCATATTCGAGATAAAAATAGATGGCTAATTGTAAGTAAAGTTGGCATAAAAATAGAAGATTATTCTGCGATTTATGAACACTTATATCAATGGAAACACAATTTAGAAAAACGTAGTGACAAAGGAAAATATTGGTGGGAATTACGAGCTTGTAGTTACTACGATTTATTTGAAAAGCCTAAAATTATATATCCAGATATGGCGAAATCATCAAGGTTCGCTTTTGATACAAAAGGGCATTTTACGAATAATACCACTTTTATCATCCCTGAATGTGATTTATACCTTTTATCAGTGCTTAATACTTCTATAGTTTACAAATTTTTCGCTGTAATCAGTCAAGAAATTATGGGAAATAGTTTACGATTCTTCCGCCAATATGTTGAACAAATCCCGATTCCCCCAGCAACAGAAGAACAAAAAAGCGCGATTAGTAAATTAGCCCAAAAGTGTATTGATGCGAAAGGAGTCAACTGTGAGAAATGGGAACAAGAAATTGATGAAATTGTCGCTGGTTTATATGGCTTGTAA